The following proteins are co-located in the Macadamia integrifolia cultivar HAES 741 chromosome 3, SCU_Mint_v3, whole genome shotgun sequence genome:
- the LOC122073685 gene encoding zinc finger protein CONSTANS-LIKE 4-like has product MCDVCEQAPASFACKADAAALCVTCDRDIHSANPLARRHERSPVVPFYKPATATAAAVVKSKAINLLVPVKSNGDDCDDDDLKDADGDGEETEAASWLLPNPNQISSSKLRI; this is encoded by the coding sequence ATGTGCGATGTCTGCGAGCAAGCCCCAGCAAGCTTCGCTTGCAAAGCCGACGCCGCAGCTCTATGTGTTACCTGTGACCGTGACATTCACTCGGCAAACCCACTCGCTCGCCGACACGAACGATCCCCAGTCGTCCCCTTCTACAAACctgccaccgccaccgccgccGCCGTCGTCAAGTCTAAGGCAATTAACCTCCTCGTCCCCGTCAAATCTAACGGTGATGATTGCGATGACGATGACCTCAAAGATGCGGACGGTGACGGAGAAGAAACCGAGGCCGCTTCTTGGCTGTTACCAAATCCTAACCAAATAAGCTCATCGAAGCTCAGGATTTGA